The stretch of DNA CGTGTTCCTTCAGAAGGCAAGATAGAGTTTTCAGGTGAGGCGGCGGGCCATGGCCCAACGCACGACGACCAGCGGAGCGGCTAGCGCCACCCATGCCGCAGCATCGCGCCAGCCCTCGCCGGTCAGGGCGACGATCAGGCCCGCAAGGCCGACGGCAAAGATCGCCAGGGGCCATGCGAAGATCACCGACAGAGGCCGGGCGCGGCTCATTCCGCAGGCTCGGCAATGGCGGCGACGTGCGTCCGCGCGGAGGCAGGCGCCTTGCGCTTGGCCAGCCACAGGTAGAGCCCCGTGCCCAGCACATGGATGGTGAACAGTGTGAGCACCGCCCACAGCAGCTTGAGCGGAAGGCCGCCGTAATCGCCGAAATGCAGTGGGCGCGACAGGGAGAGCGCCTGATAATACCACGGCATGGCCCGCGCATCGGTAAATTCGCCGGTCTCGGCATCGACCAGCGCCGGGGTCAGCAGGCGCTCGGTCAGCGGAGTGTCGCCCTGGAAGAACACGGCATAGTGATGGTTCGAACTGAAGGTGCCGCCCGGAAAGGCGATGAATTGCGGATTGTTGCCCGGCAGGGCCGCACGTGCGGCCGCCATGGCCGTGTCGAGCGAGCCGTAGCGCGCCGGATCGAGCGGGGCGCGTCCGGCATAATCGCGGGTCATGGCTGCCAGCTCGTTGGACTTCCACGCGCTCTCGATCGGGACGGCGAGGGCGTTGATCACACCCGTCAGACCGACGACCAACATCCACGCGAGCCCGACGATGCCGAGCAGATTGTGGTAATCCAGCCACTTGGTGCGGGCGGCCTTGCCGGTTCGCAGCGTGCCGAAATCGAGCTTGCGCATGAAGGGGGCGTAAAGCACCACGCCCGATACCAGCGCGACCACGAAAGCCGCGCCCATCGCGCCCAGAAAGAGCATTCCCGGCAGACCGAGAAACATGTCGGTATGCAGTTCCAACAGGAAGTGCATCGCTGCGCCGACCCCGCTGGCACTGTCTTCCGAGACGGCGCCGACCAGTTCGCCCGTCGAACGATCGAAAGACTGGATCGTCATTTCCGACGCCGGAGAATCCGGACGCGGGCCGGTCGTAATCGTCATCGAAGGCTGGTCGTTGTCGAAGGCCA from Porphyrobacter sp. YT40 encodes:
- a CDS encoding PepSY-associated TM helix domain-containing protein; protein product: MTRRTIKAWAAVHKWASLVSTAFLLMLCLTGLPLIFHDEIDWLTEDLPTYGAPGIGSSGTSPVLLPLDEMLARALANRPGEVPLYMAFDNDQPSMTITTGPRPDSPASEMTIQSFDRSTGELVGAVSEDSASGVGAAMHFLLELHTDMFLGLPGMLFLGAMGAAFVVALVSGVVLYAPFMRKLDFGTLRTGKAARTKWLDYHNLLGIVGLAWMLVVGLTGVINALAVPIESAWKSNELAAMTRDYAGRAPLDPARYGSLDTAMAAARAALPGNNPQFIAFPGGTFSSNHHYAVFFQGDTPLTERLLTPALVDAETGEFTDARAMPWYYQALSLSRPLHFGDYGGLPLKLLWAVLTLFTIHVLGTGLYLWLAKRKAPASARTHVAAIAEPAE